From Demequina lutea, a single genomic window includes:
- a CDS encoding ABC transporter permease gives MRATTRKGFRDLARQRAQVSAVGVTIMLGVMLYVATAGAFLNLSDSYRQTYDRLHFADLIATGPDAQAVADAALTAGATAAITRIQADPPMRINGTALVGRVISLPDSGQAAVDNVDMIAGSYLDPGAGKNSGADQVLLEKHAADTFGLKPGDTLEVFGGGTWHTATVQGIVVSPEYIWAARSRQEVIADPNSFAVVFASESLAHSWLGATPTQALALLPPGTNADASGPVATAMRGAGAHDVVTWREQASQATLQEDLNGFKEMSVAFPLLFLTAAGVSSYVMLARRILRERPIIGTLMASGARRGRVLRHYLSQGVIVGLGGAVVGVILGAAANGAVTSAYTGALGIPDTVVRTHAWMLVAGLAFGVVVGLLGAFGPALTASRTAPAEAMRQSAMPLKPGSWSRFVARLSGLPVSTRMALRDVGRNRRRTLATALGGVLALVIVIASVGMMTSMLDALHIQYHDVSTQDATVTVASGGVSADALAAVPGVTAVEPTVVGNATAVSGDRSYATTLQGFEPGTAMHGFLAPDGSSVALPKDGVLAGQALTGILHVKVGDTITLTIGGKDHQVVLAGLVDEPLGTALYATNAVASGIVPSQGLDTYLLSLDSGANHTQLRNQITGMNGVVAYQDANAIVGIVDQYLGLFYAFIGVMIALGSVLALAMIYVTMAVSVAERTGELATLRAAGVSVGKVARTIATENLLATTLGLPFGLGLGVLAARAFLASFSNDLFNLQLSMPWWMLPACAVGVLAAAGLSQWPAVRSVRRVDVAKVVRERAA, from the coding sequence ATGCGCGCCACCACCCGCAAGGGCTTCAGGGACCTCGCCAGGCAACGCGCCCAAGTGAGCGCGGTCGGCGTGACGATCATGCTGGGCGTCATGCTTTATGTCGCCACCGCCGGCGCCTTCTTGAACCTCAGTGACTCCTACCGACAGACTTACGACCGCCTGCACTTCGCCGACCTGATCGCCACCGGACCCGACGCACAGGCCGTGGCCGATGCGGCGCTCACCGCGGGCGCCACCGCCGCGATCACCCGGATCCAAGCCGACCCACCCATGCGGATCAACGGCACGGCCTTGGTGGGCCGAGTGATCTCGCTCCCCGACTCCGGTCAGGCAGCCGTCGACAACGTGGACATGATCGCCGGTTCCTACCTCGATCCTGGCGCCGGTAAGAATAGCGGCGCCGACCAGGTGCTGCTTGAGAAGCACGCCGCCGATACGTTCGGCCTCAAGCCGGGCGACACCCTGGAGGTGTTTGGAGGGGGCACATGGCACACGGCCACCGTGCAGGGGATCGTGGTCTCACCCGAATACATTTGGGCGGCCCGCAGCCGCCAGGAGGTCATCGCCGACCCCAACTCGTTCGCCGTGGTCTTTGCTAGCGAGAGCCTCGCCCACAGTTGGCTCGGCGCCACACCCACTCAAGCGCTTGCGTTGCTGCCGCCAGGCACGAACGCCGACGCTTCGGGCCCCGTCGCGACCGCGATGCGGGGGGCGGGCGCACACGACGTGGTCACGTGGCGCGAACAGGCATCCCAAGCCACTCTTCAGGAGGACCTCAACGGCTTCAAGGAGATGTCCGTGGCGTTCCCGCTGCTGTTCCTCACAGCCGCAGGCGTCTCGTCGTATGTGATGCTCGCGCGACGCATCCTGCGCGAGCGACCCATCATCGGCACGCTCATGGCCTCGGGCGCACGGCGCGGCCGGGTGCTCCGCCACTACCTTTCCCAAGGAGTGATCGTGGGCCTCGGTGGGGCGGTCGTCGGCGTGATCCTCGGCGCCGCGGCAAATGGGGCGGTGACGTCCGCATACACGGGCGCGCTGGGCATCCCTGACACCGTCGTGCGCACTCACGCGTGGATGCTGGTGGCCGGCCTCGCATTCGGCGTCGTGGTCGGCCTGCTGGGCGCTTTCGGTCCCGCCCTGACCGCGTCCCGCACCGCCCCCGCGGAGGCCATGCGGCAGAGCGCCATGCCCCTCAAACCCGGATCGTGGAGCCGATTCGTGGCCCGGCTGAGCGGCCTACCCGTCAGCACCCGCATGGCGCTACGCGACGTGGGTCGCAACCGCAGGCGGACGCTCGCCACCGCGCTCGGCGGCGTACTCGCGCTCGTGATCGTCATCGCCTCGGTGGGGATGATGACCAGCATGCTCGATGCTCTGCACATCCAGTACCACGACGTTTCCACACAGGACGCGACCGTCACGGTTGCCTCGGGCGGCGTCAGCGCCGATGCCCTCGCGGCCGTCCCCGGCGTCACCGCGGTCGAGCCCACCGTGGTGGGAAACGCGACAGCCGTCTCCGGCGACAGGAGTTATGCGACCACGCTCCAGGGATTCGAGCCTGGCACCGCCATGCACGGGTTCCTCGCGCCCGACGGCTCATCGGTGGCCCTGCCCAAGGACGGCGTGCTTGCCGGCCAAGCCCTCACCGGAATCCTTCACGTCAAGGTGGGCGACACCATCACCCTGACCATCGGCGGCAAGGATCATCAGGTGGTCTTGGCCGGCCTTGTCGACGAGCCGCTCGGCACGGCCCTCTATGCGACCAACGCCGTTGCGTCCGGCATCGTCCCCTCCCAGGGCCTCGACACCTACCTCCTGAGCCTCGATTCCGGCGCAAATCACACCCAGCTCCGCAACCAGATCACCGGGATGAATGGAGTGGTCGCATATCAGGACGCCAATGCGATCGTGGGCATCGTCGACCAGTACCTGGGCCTGTTCTATGCGTTCATCGGCGTGATGATCGCGCTGGGTTCGGTACTCGCGCTCGCCATGATCTACGTCACGATGGCGGTCAGCGTGGCGGAGCGCACGGGCGAACTGGCGACCCTCAGGGCCGCGGGCGTGAGCGTCGGCAAGGTGGCGCGCACTATCGCGACCGAGAACCTGCTGGCAACCACTCTCGGGCTCCCGTTCGGGCTTGGCCTGGGCGTGCTGGCGGCGCGGGCGTTCCTCGCGTCGTTCTCGAACGACCTGTTCAATCTGCAACTCAGCATGCCGTGGTGGATGCTGCCCGCATGCGCCGTCGGCGTGCTCGCGGCGGCCGGGCTTTCGCAATGGCCAGCAGTGAGGTCGGTGCGCCGGGTGGACGTGGCGAAGGTGGTGCGGGAGCGCGCCGCCTAA
- a CDS encoding ABC transporter ATP-binding protein, translating to MTATPQVVATGTAVRLEAVTKVFGTNDAAVHALKGVDLEIGTGQLAVVLGPSGSGKTTLCNIIGGIESATSGSVTVGGESIGGRKPGDLGDFRRNHVGFVFQFFNLIPTLTARENIEVIIELTGRGDKGRVAELLDSVGLADRADNFPSQLSGGEQQRVALARALATDPAILLADEPTGALDLDTGRQILALLQDLRNEGRTVVIITHNSSVAQIADRVITVVDGRIESIEDNPSPADAATVTW from the coding sequence ATGACAGCCACACCCCAGGTCGTCGCGACCGGCACCGCCGTCCGTCTCGAGGCAGTGACCAAGGTGTTCGGCACCAACGACGCCGCAGTGCACGCCCTCAAGGGCGTCGACCTGGAGATCGGCACGGGCCAGCTCGCGGTCGTCCTCGGCCCCTCCGGTTCGGGGAAGACCACCCTGTGCAACATCATCGGCGGCATCGAATCCGCGACGAGCGGCTCGGTCACGGTGGGCGGCGAGAGCATCGGCGGTCGCAAACCCGGAGACCTGGGCGACTTCCGCCGTAATCACGTCGGGTTTGTGTTTCAGTTCTTCAACCTCATCCCCACGCTCACCGCCCGCGAGAACATCGAGGTGATCATCGAACTTACCGGCCGCGGAGACAAGGGCCGCGTCGCAGAACTGCTCGACTCCGTGGGCCTCGCCGACCGTGCAGACAACTTCCCCTCGCAGCTCAGCGGCGGCGAGCAGCAACGCGTGGCGCTCGCGCGCGCGCTCGCAACGGACCCTGCCATCCTGCTCGCCGACGAACCCACCGGCGCCCTGGACCTCGACACCGGGCGCCAGATCCTCGCCCTCCTGCAGGACCTGCGCAATGAGGGCCGCACCGTTGTCATCATTACCCACAACTCCTCCGTCGCGCAGATCGCCGACCGCGTCATCACCGTGGTGGACGGCCGCATCGAATCGATCGAGGACAACCCCTCCCCGGCCGACGCTGCCACGGTCACGTGGTGA
- a CDS encoding TetR/AcrR family transcriptional regulator has product MVNDGDTTARAKIRDCALRLFGEHGPDAVTVRDIAACARVSPGLVLHHFGSKQGLREAVDAHVMSIFDAMLASAAEDPDAFASGEPQAVAGFAEMFASQIPADSPIPGYLRRLLLSGDPVGRHLFRQWFQLTLSATDIMSANGNLQPTPDRDALAAFLLVNDLAMILLHDHVADAIGTDPLSPAGMRRWASIAFDVYLHGAFTKEDS; this is encoded by the coding sequence ATGGTCAACGATGGCGACACCACCGCGAGGGCAAAGATTCGCGACTGCGCGCTGCGACTGTTCGGCGAGCACGGACCCGATGCGGTGACGGTCCGAGACATCGCCGCGTGCGCAAGAGTCTCCCCCGGCCTGGTGCTGCACCACTTCGGCTCCAAACAGGGCCTCCGGGAGGCCGTCGACGCTCACGTGATGTCCATTTTCGACGCCATGCTCGCGAGCGCGGCGGAGGATCCGGATGCGTTCGCGTCCGGAGAACCCCAAGCCGTCGCTGGCTTCGCGGAAATGTTCGCTTCACAGATTCCGGCGGACTCGCCGATCCCTGGGTACCTGCGCCGCCTCTTGCTCTCGGGCGATCCGGTGGGCAGGCACCTCTTCCGCCAGTGGTTCCAACTGACGCTATCGGCCACCGACATCATGTCCGCGAACGGCAATCTGCAGCCGACACCCGACCGTGACGCCCTGGCGGCGTTCCTCTTGGTGAATGACCTCGCGATGATCCTGCTCCACGACCACGTAGCCGATGCGATCGGCACCGACCCACTCAGCCCGGCGGGCATGCGGCGATGGGCCTCCATCGCCTTTGACGTGTACCTCCATGGCGCATTCACCAAGGAGGATTCATGA
- the purD gene encoding phosphoribosylamine--glycine ligase: protein MKILLLGSGAREHALARTLCQDPAVKALHALPGNPGIGSVVSTAGMPTVLHHGNPLDPAAVAALAVELGVDLVVIGPEGPLVAGVGDAVRAAGIAVFGPDAAAAKLEGSKAFAKEVMAAAGVPTALARVCSSPEDLEEALDEFGAPHVVKDDGLAAGKGVVVTDSRKEAFSHGLAVIEAGGVVVVEEYLDGPEVSLFCLCDGTTVVPLQPAQDFKRAFDNDAGPNTGGMGSYTPLPWAPPGLVDEVVATVAQPTIDEMAKRGTPFTGVLYCGLALTSTGTRVIEFNVRFGDPETQGVMAQLRTPLAGVLLAAAEGRLAELPPLEWAEGAAVTVVIAAKNYPSAPRTGDSIGGLAEVEEEPNVHVLHAGTAYGEGGVLISAGGRVLSIVGHGPSLAFARERAYKGVDYITLEGSHYRKDIAKAVAEAEQG, encoded by the coding sequence GTGAAAATCCTTCTCCTCGGCTCCGGTGCGCGCGAGCATGCCCTGGCCCGCACCCTGTGCCAGGACCCAGCCGTCAAGGCGCTCCATGCGTTGCCAGGCAACCCGGGCATCGGCTCCGTGGTCAGTACGGCCGGAATGCCCACCGTTTTGCACCACGGCAATCCGCTCGACCCGGCCGCCGTGGCGGCGCTTGCGGTTGAACTCGGAGTCGACCTGGTCGTCATCGGGCCGGAGGGTCCATTGGTCGCCGGAGTGGGCGACGCCGTGCGCGCGGCGGGCATCGCCGTGTTTGGTCCCGACGCGGCTGCGGCAAAGTTGGAAGGCTCCAAGGCCTTCGCCAAGGAGGTCATGGCGGCCGCCGGAGTGCCCACCGCACTCGCGCGCGTGTGCTCGTCGCCCGAGGATCTTGAGGAGGCGCTCGACGAGTTCGGCGCACCGCATGTGGTCAAGGACGACGGACTGGCCGCGGGCAAGGGAGTGGTCGTCACCGACAGCCGCAAGGAGGCCTTCTCGCACGGCCTCGCCGTGATCGAGGCGGGCGGCGTGGTGGTGGTCGAGGAATACCTCGATGGGCCGGAGGTGAGCCTGTTCTGCCTGTGCGACGGCACAACGGTGGTGCCGCTTCAGCCCGCTCAGGACTTCAAGCGCGCCTTCGACAACGACGCGGGGCCGAACACAGGCGGCATGGGTTCGTACACGCCGTTGCCGTGGGCGCCCCCAGGTTTGGTTGACGAGGTGGTCGCGACCGTCGCCCAGCCGACAATCGACGAGATGGCCAAGCGCGGCACCCCTTTTACAGGCGTCCTGTACTGCGGCCTGGCGCTCACGTCCACGGGAACGCGCGTGATTGAGTTCAACGTCCGCTTCGGCGACCCCGAGACGCAGGGCGTGATGGCCCAGCTGCGCACCCCGCTCGCTGGCGTGCTGCTCGCCGCCGCCGAGGGGCGTCTCGCCGAGCTCCCCCCGCTTGAGTGGGCCGAGGGAGCGGCGGTCACCGTGGTCATCGCCGCCAAGAACTATCCCTCCGCGCCGCGCACTGGCGACAGCATTGGTGGCCTGGCCGAGGTCGAAGAGGAACCCAACGTCCACGTGCTGCACGCGGGGACGGCTTATGGCGAGGGCGGGGTGCTGATCTCTGCTGGCGGCCGCGTGCTTTCCATCGTGGGTCACGGGCCGTCGCTCGCCTTCGCGCGGGAGCGCGCCTACAAGGGCGTCGACTACATCACGCTCGAGGGGTCCCACTACCGCAAGGACATCGCGAAGGCCGTGGCCGAGGCGGAGCAGGGCTAA
- a CDS encoding phosphoribosylaminoimidazolesuccinocarboxamide synthase: MPGFVTMPAVQEIPGWRHVYTGKVRDLYEPTEPHPRGDVMLVVASDRISAYDWVLPTEIPGKGAVLTALTLWWFDQLRDIVPDHTVEAPVPDEVAGRAMICQRLDMFPVECVARGYLTGSGLLEYRATGSVCGVSLPAGLVDGSRLPVPIFTPATKAEVGEHDENVTLDAVAALIGREDAEALSHLTLAVYGLAHEIARAKGIVLADTKFEFGRDAAGNIVLADEVLTPDSSRFWPAETWEPGHAQPSYDKQFVRDWLTSPASGWDRHGDTPPPALPDDVVDKTRQRYLEAYDRLVAG; encoded by the coding sequence ATGCCAGGCTTCGTGACGATGCCCGCCGTTCAGGAGATCCCGGGCTGGCGCCACGTCTACACGGGCAAGGTGCGCGACCTCTACGAGCCCACCGAGCCGCACCCGCGCGGCGATGTGATGCTTGTGGTCGCGTCCGACCGCATCAGTGCGTACGACTGGGTGCTTCCCACGGAGATCCCGGGCAAGGGCGCGGTGTTGACCGCCCTGACCCTGTGGTGGTTCGACCAGTTGCGCGACATCGTGCCCGACCACACGGTCGAAGCTCCGGTGCCCGACGAGGTCGCGGGCCGCGCCATGATCTGCCAGCGCCTGGACATGTTCCCCGTCGAGTGCGTCGCCCGCGGCTACCTCACCGGCTCGGGCCTGCTGGAATACCGCGCCACGGGCTCCGTGTGTGGCGTGTCGCTCCCGGCCGGGCTGGTCGACGGCTCGCGCCTGCCCGTACCGATCTTCACCCCTGCCACCAAGGCCGAGGTGGGCGAGCACGACGAGAACGTCACCCTGGACGCCGTGGCGGCTCTCATCGGCCGCGAGGACGCCGAGGCGTTGAGCCACCTCACCCTCGCCGTCTACGGGCTCGCGCACGAGATCGCCCGCGCCAAGGGCATCGTGCTGGCGGACACCAAGTTTGAGTTTGGCCGCGACGCCGCCGGGAACATCGTGCTGGCGGACGAGGTGCTCACTCCCGATTCGAGCCGCTTCTGGCCCGCCGAAACATGGGAGCCTGGCCACGCGCAGCCGAGCTACGACAAGCAGTTCGTGCGCGACTGGCTGACCTCGCCGGCATCGGGCTGGGATCGTCACGGAGACACTCCGCCGCCGGCCTTGCCGGACGACGTGGTCGACAAGACCAGGCAGCGCTACCTCGAGGCGTATGACAGGCTGGTTGCGGGCTGA
- a CDS encoding class I SAM-dependent methyltransferase, giving the protein MRAFDDLVAEADAADVSGWDFGWLDGRASEERPPWGYARLLAERLTTVDSALDLDTGGGEVLGEARSFPARMVATEGWPPNLQRARSTLRPRGVDVVDVAPGKPLPFPDATFALVTARHPVAPDWREIHRVLRPGGSYFAQHVGPASAFELIEEFRGPLGNEREARDPAAESSAARAAGLEVTALLTASCRMEFHDVGAVVWTLRKCVWWVPDFSVDKYRGTLLRLDSQMRRGIPFVATSTRHLIEARRPARATTSAPW; this is encoded by the coding sequence ATGAGAGCCTTCGATGACCTCGTCGCGGAAGCCGACGCTGCAGACGTCTCCGGTTGGGACTTTGGCTGGCTCGATGGGCGCGCGAGTGAGGAGAGACCACCTTGGGGCTACGCACGCCTCTTGGCGGAGCGGCTCACCACCGTCGACTCCGCGCTTGATCTGGACACGGGCGGCGGAGAGGTGTTGGGAGAGGCGCGGTCCTTCCCTGCCCGGATGGTCGCGACCGAGGGCTGGCCTCCCAACCTGCAGCGCGCGCGGTCCACGCTGAGACCTCGCGGCGTTGACGTCGTGGACGTGGCGCCCGGGAAGCCGTTGCCGTTTCCCGATGCCACCTTCGCCTTGGTGACCGCTCGTCATCCGGTGGCGCCCGACTGGCGCGAGATCCATCGCGTATTGAGGCCCGGCGGTTCCTACTTTGCTCAGCACGTCGGGCCGGCCTCCGCGTTCGAACTGATCGAGGAGTTTCGGGGCCCGCTTGGCAACGAACGCGAGGCGCGCGACCCCGCGGCAGAGAGTTCGGCCGCGCGAGCCGCTGGGCTCGAAGTCACCGCTCTCCTCACGGCAAGTTGTCGCATGGAGTTCCACGACGTCGGCGCTGTGGTCTGGACGTTGCGCAAGTGCGTCTGGTGGGTGCCGGACTTCTCGGTCGACAAGTACCGCGGGACCCTGTTGCGGTTGGACTCTCAGATGCGACGAGGAATCCCCTTTGTCGCGACGTCCACGCGGCACCTCATCGAGGCGCGGCGCCCAGCCCGGGCGACGACGTCGGCACCCTGGTGA
- the purS gene encoding phosphoribosylformylglycinamidine synthase subunit PurS: protein MPKIIVDVMPKPEILDPQGKAIGAALARLGIEGFREVRQGKRFELKVHGEITDEVLATVRHAAETLLSNPVIEDVVSVKQKECGGNCGCGHAKTADAPNGQKDLLA from the coding sequence ATGCCAAAAATCATCGTTGACGTGATGCCCAAGCCCGAGATCCTCGACCCCCAGGGCAAGGCCATCGGCGCCGCCCTCGCTCGCCTCGGCATCGAGGGCTTCCGCGAGGTCCGTCAGGGCAAGCGCTTTGAGCTCAAGGTGCACGGCGAGATCACGGATGAGGTGCTCGCCACGGTACGCCACGCGGCCGAGACGCTCCTGAGCAACCCAGTCATCGAGGATGTCGTTTCCGTCAAGCAGAAGGAATGCGGCGGCAACTGTGGCTGCGGCCACGCGAAGACGGCCGACGCTCCCAACGGTCAGAAGGACCTCCTGGCGTGA
- the purQ gene encoding phosphoribosylformylglycinamidine synthase subunit PurQ — MTARIGVVTFPGSLDDRDALRAVRLAGAEPVSLFHADADLGDVDAVVLPGGFSYGDYLRAGAIARFAPIMDSIVDAANGGMPVLGICNGFQVLTEVHLLPGSMIKNEHLHFVCRDQTLRIENAETAWTSEYRVGEEIVVPLKNQDGQYVADERTLDELEGEGRVAFRYVGWNPNGSRRDIAGVTNARGNVVGLMPHPEHATEPGFGPDSLEGGRTGTDGLAFFTSAIKGMLAKA, encoded by the coding sequence GTGACCGCGCGCATCGGCGTCGTCACGTTCCCCGGCTCGCTGGATGACCGCGACGCCTTGCGCGCCGTGCGTCTTGCAGGCGCCGAGCCGGTGTCGCTCTTCCACGCGGACGCCGACCTGGGGGACGTCGACGCCGTGGTGCTCCCCGGTGGCTTCAGCTACGGCGACTACTTGCGTGCGGGAGCGATCGCTCGCTTCGCACCAATCATGGACTCGATCGTGGACGCCGCGAACGGCGGCATGCCGGTGCTGGGCATCTGCAACGGATTCCAGGTCCTCACCGAGGTGCACCTGCTGCCTGGCTCGATGATCAAGAACGAGCACCTCCACTTTGTGTGCCGCGACCAGACCCTGCGCATCGAAAACGCGGAGACCGCCTGGACCAGCGAGTACCGCGTTGGCGAGGAGATCGTGGTCCCGCTCAAGAATCAGGATGGCCAGTACGTCGCCGACGAGCGCACTCTCGACGAGCTCGAGGGAGAGGGCCGCGTCGCATTCCGCTACGTGGGCTGGAACCCGAACGGCTCTCGCCGCGACATCGCGGGCGTCACCAATGCTCGCGGAAACGTCGTCGGCCTGATGCCGCACCCAGAGCACGCGACGGAACCTGGCTTTGGCCCCGACTCGCTCGAGGGTGGCCGCACGGGCACCGATGGGCTCGCCTTCTTCACATCCGCGATCAAGGGCATGCTGGCGAAGGCCTAA
- a CDS encoding LLM class flavin-dependent oxidoreductase, producing MCQWLQKDENPLYMAEAAGTADLIAGGRLQLGVSRGSPESAADGPGLFGYPLPAGKLPVEDAAERIATLRRAISGEGIALPGPNAPTPRGELLPITPHSPGLSDRIWYGAGNTESAKRVGELGMHLMSSTLVLEATGESLGTVQARQIEAFRESWHEAGHAGEPRVSVSRSIMPIIDDKTRMYFGPLLERDKIGANKDQVGSIDNSVGTFGKSYVGDVDKIVAELREDEAVMTSDTVLVTIPNQLGADFNRTTFDAFVEIRNQLAPGHSG from the coding sequence ATGTGTCAATGGTTACAAAAGGACGAGAACCCGCTCTACATGGCCGAGGCTGCGGGCACGGCCGACCTCATTGCGGGCGGACGACTCCAGCTCGGGGTATCGCGCGGCTCGCCCGAGTCGGCCGCCGACGGCCCGGGGTTGTTCGGCTACCCCCTTCCCGCAGGCAAGCTGCCTGTCGAGGACGCCGCCGAGCGCATCGCCACGCTCCGGCGCGCGATCTCGGGTGAGGGCATCGCGCTCCCTGGCCCCAACGCACCCACCCCGCGCGGCGAGCTGCTGCCCATCACCCCCCATTCCCCTGGGCTCAGCGACCGCATCTGGTACGGCGCCGGAAACACCGAGTCGGCCAAGCGCGTGGGGGAGCTGGGGATGCACCTCATGTCATCGACCCTGGTGCTTGAGGCGACCGGAGAGTCACTCGGCACCGTCCAGGCCAGGCAGATTGAGGCGTTCCGCGAGTCGTGGCACGAGGCGGGCCATGCGGGCGAACCGCGAGTCTCGGTGTCGCGGTCGATTATGCCGATCATTGACGACAAGACCCGCATGTACTTTGGGCCCCTGCTCGAGCGCGACAAGATCGGCGCCAACAAGGACCAGGTCGGCTCGATCGACAACTCCGTCGGCACGTTCGGAAAGTCCTACGTGGGCGACGTCGACAAGATCGTCGCCGAGCTGCGCGAGGACGAGGCCGTCATGACCTCCGACACCGTGCTGGTCACGATCCCCAATCAGCTGGGCGCCGATTTCAACCGCACGACCTTCGATGCGTTCGTGGAGATTCGCAACCAGTTGGCGCCCGGGCACAGCGGCTAG
- a CDS encoding site-specific integrase translates to MKDPGAATMPNLARVLELRPRNLLSMESRPAWLAAVIQDVPRRFLDREWMYVPVLADGTLHPAVVRWAASNMTETSARGYAYDVAVYFRFLGERGLAWPHVDRNVVDEFLVARREVVGPTTLKRTITPLLALHDRAVDMRFIAFNPIPRGEINATKGRKQSAAISYPHASIMRWRQEGVLGLGSAREETMMMRERNLAYVDLLYQTGMRRLEGHGLFYFEVPSRPLRGEVLVGRIPGALSKGRPEVGRLVYLDGSHRKTIQDYFVGAREVDIAFGKKSGIYENDPEALIVKKVNTRDGIPNTVLVSRGSADAPGKWRKLDLIDLRERIHMYEIDEADGKRRPLLAWLGDGGKPLDIRRWNRIFREASARTERSDGTGKIDVHPHTLRHCFAMQLYIAAAMRNEQRRRHVSESDLTRIVNEMNAWKHVKDRLGHSNVETTMSHYLAPLQAMEYAQILARRDDAPSTITRTVTDEDNWAMVTSIDEAMRNIAQVDDRVIDA, encoded by the coding sequence GTGAAGGACCCCGGTGCGGCCACAATGCCGAATCTCGCAAGGGTTCTTGAACTCCGCCCGAGGAACCTGCTGTCGATGGAGAGCCGTCCCGCGTGGCTCGCCGCGGTCATCCAAGACGTTCCACGGCGCTTCCTGGACCGTGAGTGGATGTATGTACCCGTACTCGCCGACGGGACGCTTCACCCTGCCGTAGTGCGCTGGGCTGCCAGCAACATGACCGAGACGTCGGCACGGGGCTACGCCTATGACGTGGCCGTCTACTTCCGGTTCCTCGGAGAACGCGGTCTCGCTTGGCCTCACGTCGACCGGAATGTGGTCGACGAGTTCCTTGTCGCGCGACGCGAAGTCGTAGGGCCGACGACGCTCAAGCGGACTATCACTCCCTTGCTTGCGTTGCATGACCGGGCCGTCGACATGCGCTTCATCGCCTTCAACCCGATTCCCCGCGGCGAGATCAACGCGACCAAGGGTCGGAAGCAGTCGGCCGCTATTTCGTACCCACACGCTTCGATTATGCGTTGGCGACAGGAAGGCGTCCTGGGGTTGGGGTCCGCTCGCGAGGAGACCATGATGATGCGCGAGCGCAACCTGGCGTACGTGGATCTTCTCTATCAGACAGGCATGCGCAGATTGGAGGGACATGGATTGTTCTACTTCGAGGTGCCGTCCCGGCCCCTCAGAGGCGAGGTGTTGGTCGGGCGCATCCCGGGAGCATTGTCAAAGGGCAGGCCTGAGGTTGGGAGGCTTGTTTACCTCGACGGGAGCCACCGCAAGACGATCCAGGACTACTTCGTCGGTGCCCGTGAGGTGGACATAGCGTTCGGAAAGAAGTCGGGCATCTACGAGAACGACCCCGAAGCGCTGATTGTGAAGAAGGTGAACACGAGAGACGGGATTCCGAACACGGTGCTCGTGTCTAGGGGGTCTGCTGATGCGCCAGGTAAGTGGCGCAAACTCGACCTGATCGATCTTAGAGAGCGCATCCACATGTATGAGATCGACGAGGCCGACGGGAAGCGTCGCCCGCTCTTGGCATGGCTTGGCGATGGAGGCAAGCCTCTCGACATTCGCAGATGGAACAGAATCTTTAGGGAGGCGTCGGCGCGCACCGAGCGGTCAGACGGCACCGGGAAGATTGACGTTCACCCGCACACCCTGCGCCACTGCTTCGCCATGCAGTTGTACATCGCCGCCGCGATGCGCAACGAGCAGAGGCGACGGCATGTCAGCGAGAGCGATTTGACTCGGATCGTGAACGAGATGAACGCCTGGAAGCACGTGAAGGACAGGCTTGGGCACTCGAACGTCGAGACGACAATGAGTCACTACCTTGCCCCGCTCCAGGCGATGGAGTACGCGCAGATCCTCGCTCGACGTGACGATGCCCCGAGCACGATCACGCGCACCGTCACTGATGAGGACAACTGGGCCATGGTCACGAGCATCGATGAGGCTATGCGCAACATCGCCCAGGTGGATGACCGGGTGATTGACGCGTGA